Proteins encoded within one genomic window of Arachis ipaensis cultivar K30076 chromosome B08, Araip1.1, whole genome shotgun sequence:
- the LOC107612825 gene encoding ABC transporter C family member 13 isoform X3, with protein sequence MDDFLALICPNSPFIWNGKRYSYCFEDILLGIGLNIVTTIIIVVLGFKQKSGRGVHGSDVQMTVPEKSVLYFVPAIEACLSVLEIIFVWKKEHNSQFVGYHKWFYSCSELIVWTNIILFSKRASSHYIIFSRVLCFWWILKPILGVLRLVTTFPSLEVSVCIVESLVVLLSITYGTAINVIRVKRESFKRSLLGDPLLSYDSSLEEGGHHDLETNESIWDLMTFKFIAPVMNRGVVKQLDCEDLLQIPTNMAPSSCHDIISSCWQAQLTNDASKPSLFRALCSAYGWSYLYLGLLKVINDCIGFVGPLLLNKLIQFLQKGSVTSDGYLLAVSLGLTSIIKSFLDTQYSFHLAKLKLKLRSSIMTLIYDKCLHVNLAERSKFTNGEIQTFMSVDADRTVNLCNSFHDTWRIRRTGELLTYIRTLKMYGWELIFSSWLMETRSLEVKHLATRKYLDAWCVFFWATTPTLFSIFTFGLFTLMGNQLDAAMVFTCLALFNTLISPLNSFPWVINGLIDAFISSRRLSRFLSCPEHRSNVGDTGSSSSSFLSKQPDSSQRLAIIVQDVSCTWSSSDEPPLNMVLSHVTLSLSKGSFVAIIGEVGSGKSSLLYSVLGEAQLAHGYIYCDGSVAYVPQVPWILSGTVRDNILFGKSYDPVRYTDTLQACALDVDIELMVGHDMAYIGEKGLNLSGGQRARLALASRAVYHGSDVIMLDDVLSAVDAQVAHWILHNAILGPLMQGKTILLCTHNVQAISLADMVVVMDKGHVKWLGSSAAFPISSYTRFSPSNDIDLTSKNHRESCSSDSSSKPKEQSLPEKEIVHSPEIAEEIVEVELRKEGKVEIGVYKNYAVFIGQFVTVVICLSAILMQASRNGNDLWLSYWVDTTETGQTVHSVSFYLAILCLFCAVNSFFTLVRAFSFAFGGLQAAIKVHNRLLSKLINAPVRFFDQTPGGRILNRLSSDLYTIDDSLPFIMNILLANFVGLLGIAIILSYVQVFFLVLLLPLWYIYSKLQFFYRSTSRELRRLDSVSRSPIYTSFSETLDGTSTIRAFKSEDFFFAKFIEHITLYQKTSYTETVASLWLSLRLQLLGAFIISFIALMAVVGSHRSLPINFGTPGLVGLALSYAAPIVSLLGSFLTSFTETEKEMVSVERALQYMDIPQEEQAGCLNVNPDWPNLGVIEFQNVTLKYMPSLAPAIYNLSFTIAGGTQVGIIGRTGAGKSSVLNALFCLTPICSGSILVDGTDIRNVPVRELRTHLAIVPQSPFLFNGSLRENLDPFKMSDDLKIWDALEKCHVKEEVEEAGGLDILVKEGGISFSVGQRQLLCLARALLKSSKVLCLDECTANVDIQTASLLHTTISSKCKGMTVITIAHRISTVLNMDSILILDHGNLAEQGNPQVLLNDESSLFSSFVKASSM encoded by the exons ATGGACGACTTCCTCGCTCTTATTTGCCCTAATTCTCCATTC ATATGGAATGGAAAGAGATACTCATACTGTTTTGAAGACAT TCTTTTAGGCATTGGATTGAATATAGTGACtactattattattgttgtgCTTGGATTTAAGCAGAAGAGTGGTCGAGGAGTTCACGGATCGGATGTGCAG ATGACTGTTCCAGAGAAATCGGTTCTTTATTTTGTACCAGCTATTGAAGCATGCCTTTCAGTCCTGGAAATTATTTTTGTGTGGAAGAAAGAACATAATAGTCAGTTTGTTGGATATCATAAGTGGTTTTATAGCTGTTCTGAATTGATTGTGTGG ACAAATATCATTCTCTTCTCAAAGCGTGCCAGCAGTCATTACATAATCTTCAGTCGTGTTTTATGCTTCTGGTGGATTCTGAAACCAATTTTGGGGGTCCTCCGTTTGGTGACTACATTCCCATCATTGGAG GTTTCAGTTTGCATCGTGGAAAGCTTAGTTGTTCTCTTGAGTATCACGTATGGCACAGCTATAAATGTGATTAGGGTGAAGAGAGAGTCTTTCAAAAGAAG TTTATTGGGAGATCCACTTCTTTCCTATGACTCAAGCCTTGAGGAGGGTGGCCATCATGACCTT GAAACTAATGAGAGCATTTGGGATTTGATGACTTTCAAATTCATAGCGCCAGTAATGAACCGGGGGGTGGTAAAGCAATTAGACTGTGAAGATCTGCTGCAGATACCTACTAATATGGCTCCATCTTCTTGTCATGATATAATTTCATCCTGCTGGCAAGCTCAATTGACTAATGATGCTTCAAAGCCATCCTTGTTTAGAGCACTCTGTAGTGCCTATGGATGGTCATATCTCTACCTGGGTTTGTTAAAG GTGATTAATGATTGTATTGGTTTTGTGGGACCATTGCTTCTCAATAAGCTaatccagtttcttcaaaaag GCTCAGTGACCTCTGATGGGTATTTACTTGCAGTATCCTTGGGCCTGACCTCTATAATTAA ATCCTTTTTGGACACACAATATTCTTTTCATCTTGCCAAATTGAAGCTAAAGCTGCGATCCAGCATCATGACTTTAATATATGACAAG TGTCTACATGTGAACCTAGCAGAGCGTTCAAAATTCACAAATGGAGAAATTCAGACATTTATGTCAGTAGATGCTGACAGAACTGTCAACCTGTGTAATAGTTTCCATGATACATGGAG GATTCGTAGAACAGGAGAACTTTTGACCTATATTCGCACTTTGAAGATGTATGGATGGGAACTTATTTTTTCTAGTTGGTTGATGGAGACAAGATCTTTGGAAGTGAAACACCTAGCT ACTCGGAAGTACTTGGATGCATGGTGTGTATTCTTTTGGGCTACCACACCAACACTCTTTTCTATTTTCACATTTGGACTCTTCACACTGATGGGAAATCAACTTGATGCCGCAAtg GTTTTCACTTGTCTTGCTTTGTTTAACACACTGATATCGCCATTGAATTCATTTCCATGGGTGATTAATGGATTGATTGAT GCCTTTATATCCTCTAGAAGGTTGAGTAGATTTCTTTCTTGTCCTGAGCATAGATCCAATGTGGGAGACACCGGTTCCAGTTCATCATCTTTCTTGAGTAAACAACCTGATTCTTCACAAAGATTGGCTATCATTGTCCAAGATGTATCTTGTACCTGGTCAAGCAGTGATGAACCACCATTAAATATGGTGTTGAGTCATGTGACTCTAAGCCTGTCCAAGGGTTCCTTTGTTGCTATTATTGGAGAG GTTGGTTCTGGTAAATCTTCCTTGTTATATTCAGTTCTTGGAGAAGCGCAACTTGCTCATGGATATATTTATTGTGATGGATCCGTGGCATATGTACCACAG GTCCCCTGGATTTTATCTGGTACTGTACGTGACAACATACTATTTGGGAAAAGCTATGATCCTGTAAG GTATACAGATACACTGCAGGCATGCGCATTAGATGTTGATATTGAATTGATGGTTGGACATGACATGGCGTATATTGGAGAGAAAGGACTAAATTTATCTGGTGGACAGAGAGCTCGACTTGCTTTGGCGAG CAGGGCAGTGTATCATGGCTCAGATGTTATTATGCTTGATGATGTTCTGAGTGCAGTTGATGCACAAGTTGCTCACTGGATTTTACACAATGCCATTCTCGGCCCTCTTATGCAAGGAAAAACTATATTGCTCTGTACTCACAATGTGCAG GCAATATCTTTAGCTGACATGGTTGTTGTAATGGACAAGGGGCATGTAAAATGGTTGGGAAGTTCAGCTGCCTTTCCAATTTCTTCATACACAAGATTCTCCCCATCGAATGATATTGATTTAACTTCAAAAAATCACAGAGAATCTTGCAGCTCAGATTCTTCATCCAAACCTAAGGAGCAATCTCTTCCTGAAAAAGAAATTGTGCATTCTCCGGAGATAGCAGAGGAGATAGTTGAAGTTGAGTTAAGGAAAGAGGGAAAAGTTGAAATTGGAGTGTATAA GAACTATGCTGTCTTCATTGGTCAGTTTGTTACAGTTGTTATATGCCTGTCAGCTATCCTCATGCAAGCATCTCGGAATGGAAATGATTTATGGCTATCATATTGGGTTGATACAACAGAAACTGGTCAAACAGTGCACTCTGTGTCCTTCTATCTG GCTATACTATGTCTATTTTGTGCTGTGAATTCCTTTTTCACATTGGTGAGGGCATTCTCTTTTGCGTTTGGTGGATTACAAGCAGCAATTAAGGTACACAATAGACTGCTTAGCAAGCTTATCAATGCACCTGTGCGATTCTTTGATCAGACCCCGGGTGGAAGAATACTGAACAG ATTATCTTCAGATCTTTATACAATTGATGATTCTCTTCCATTCATTATGAACATTCTCCTGGCTAATTTTGTAGGCCTGTTGGGCATTGCAATCATTTTGTCATATGTACAG GTCTTCTTCCTAGTCCTCCTATTGCCATTGTGGTATATCTACAGTAAACTACAG TTCTTCTACAGATCCACATCAAGAGAATTACGCCGATTGGACAGTGTTTCTCGTTCTCCAATATATACATCTTTCTCAGAAACACTTGATGGAACTTCAACTATAAGGGCTTTCAAATCCGAG GACTTCTTCTTTGCCAAATTCATTGAACACATCACATTGTATCAAAAGACTTCATACACAGAGACTGTAGCAAGTTTATGGCTTTCCTTGCGTCTTCAG TTATTAGGTGCATTTATCATCTCATTCATAGCTTTGATGGCTGTTGTTGGATCTCATAGAAGTCTGCCTATCAACTTTGGTACCCCAGGGCTG GTAGGATTGGCCCTCTCATATGCAGCTCCTATCGTATCCTTGTTGGGGAGTTTTTTAACAAGTTTCACTGAAACAGAAAAGGAGATGGTTTCAGTTGAAAGAGCACTTCAA TACATGGACATTCCTCAAGAAGAACAAGCTGGATGCTTAAATGTGAATCCAGATTGGCCTAACCTAGGAGTTATTGAATTCCAGAATGTCACTTTGAAATATATGCCATCTTTGGCACCTGCAATCTACAATCTTAGTTTTACTATTGCTGGAGGGACACAG GTTGGAATAATTGGAAGAACAGGTGCTGGAAAGTCTAGTGTGTTAAATGCCCTTTTCTGCCTGACCCCAATATGTTCAGGCTCCATTTTAGTTGATGGTACGGACATTAGAAATGTTCCTGTCAGAGAACTGCGTACACATTTGGCTATTGTGCCTCAGAGTCCATTCTTGTTCAATGGATCATTAAG GGAGAACCTAGATCCATTTAAGATGAGTGACGACTTAAAAATTTGGGATGCTTTGGAGAAGTGCCATGTGAAAGAGGAAGTAGAAGAAGCTGGAGGGCTGGATATTCTTGTAAAGGAAGGAGGTATATCGTTTTCCGTTGGCCAGCGGCAGCTTCTTTGCCTTGCACGTGCGCTTCTTAAATCTTCAAAA GTTCTCTGTTTGGATGAATGCACTGCCAATGTGGACATTCAAACTGCTTCGCTTCTCCACACCACCATATCCAGCAAGTGCAAAGGCATGACAGTGATCACAATTGCTCACAGGATTTCTACTGTCTTAAATATGGATAGCATTCTGATTTTAGACCATGGCAACCTG GCTGAACAAGGAAATCCACAGGTTCTTCTGAATGATGAGTCCTCATTATTTTCCAGTTTTGTTAAAGCTTCATCAATGTAA
- the LOC107612825 gene encoding ABC transporter C family member 13 isoform X1: MDDFLALICPNSPFIWNGKRYSYCFEDILLGIGLNIVTTIIIVVLGFKQKSGRGVHGSDVQMTVPEKSVLYFVPAIEACLSVLEIIFVWKKEHNSQFVGYHKWFYSCSELIVWTNIILFSKRASSHYIIFSRVLCFWWILKPILGVLRLVTTFPSLEVSVCIVESLVVLLSITYGTAINVIRVKRESFKRSLLGDPLLSYDSSLEEGGHHDLETNESIWDLMTFKFIAPVMNRGVVKQLDCEDLLQIPTNMAPSSCHDIISSCWQAQLTNDASKPSLFRALCSAYGWSYLYLGLLKVINDCIGFVGPLLLNKLIQFLQKGSVTSDGYLLAVSLGLTSIIKSFLDTQYSFHLAKLKLKLRSSIMTLIYDKCLHVNLAERSKFTNGEIQTFMSVDADRTVNLCNSFHDTWSLPLQIGVALYLLYTQVKFAFVSGLAITILLIPVNKWISQLIAIATEQMMKEKDERIRRTGELLTYIRTLKMYGWELIFSSWLMETRSLEVKHLATRKYLDAWCVFFWATTPTLFSIFTFGLFTLMGNQLDAAMVFTCLALFNTLISPLNSFPWVINGLIDAFISSRRLSRFLSCPEHRSNVGDTGSSSSSFLSKQPDSSQRLAIIVQDVSCTWSSSDEPPLNMVLSHVTLSLSKGSFVAIIGEVGSGKSSLLYSVLGEAQLAHGYIYCDGSVAYVPQVPWILSGTVRDNILFGKSYDPVRYTDTLQACALDVDIELMVGHDMAYIGEKGLNLSGGQRARLALASRAVYHGSDVIMLDDVLSAVDAQVAHWILHNAILGPLMQGKTILLCTHNVQAISLADMVVVMDKGHVKWLGSSAAFPISSYTRFSPSNDIDLTSKNHRESCSSDSSSKPKEQSLPEKEIVHSPEIAEEIVEVELRKEGKVEIGVYKNYAVFIGQFVTVVICLSAILMQASRNGNDLWLSYWVDTTETGQTVHSVSFYLAILCLFCAVNSFFTLVRAFSFAFGGLQAAIKVHNRLLSKLINAPVRFFDQTPGGRILNRLSSDLYTIDDSLPFIMNILLANFVGLLGIAIILSYVQVFFLVLLLPLWYIYSKLQFFYRSTSRELRRLDSVSRSPIYTSFSETLDGTSTIRAFKSEDFFFAKFIEHITLYQKTSYTETVASLWLSLRLQLLGAFIISFIALMAVVGSHRSLPINFGTPGLVGLALSYAAPIVSLLGSFLTSFTETEKEMVSVERALQYMDIPQEEQAGCLNVNPDWPNLGVIEFQNVTLKYMPSLAPAIYNLSFTIAGGTQVGIIGRTGAGKSSVLNALFCLTPICSGSILVDGTDIRNVPVRELRTHLAIVPQSPFLFNGSLRENLDPFKMSDDLKIWDALEKCHVKEEVEEAGGLDILVKEGGISFSVGQRQLLCLARALLKSSKVLCLDECTANVDIQTASLLHTTISSKCKGMTVITIAHRISTVLNMDSILILDHGNLAEQGNPQVLLNDESSLFSSFVKASSM; encoded by the exons ATGGACGACTTCCTCGCTCTTATTTGCCCTAATTCTCCATTC ATATGGAATGGAAAGAGATACTCATACTGTTTTGAAGACAT TCTTTTAGGCATTGGATTGAATATAGTGACtactattattattgttgtgCTTGGATTTAAGCAGAAGAGTGGTCGAGGAGTTCACGGATCGGATGTGCAG ATGACTGTTCCAGAGAAATCGGTTCTTTATTTTGTACCAGCTATTGAAGCATGCCTTTCAGTCCTGGAAATTATTTTTGTGTGGAAGAAAGAACATAATAGTCAGTTTGTTGGATATCATAAGTGGTTTTATAGCTGTTCTGAATTGATTGTGTGG ACAAATATCATTCTCTTCTCAAAGCGTGCCAGCAGTCATTACATAATCTTCAGTCGTGTTTTATGCTTCTGGTGGATTCTGAAACCAATTTTGGGGGTCCTCCGTTTGGTGACTACATTCCCATCATTGGAG GTTTCAGTTTGCATCGTGGAAAGCTTAGTTGTTCTCTTGAGTATCACGTATGGCACAGCTATAAATGTGATTAGGGTGAAGAGAGAGTCTTTCAAAAGAAG TTTATTGGGAGATCCACTTCTTTCCTATGACTCAAGCCTTGAGGAGGGTGGCCATCATGACCTT GAAACTAATGAGAGCATTTGGGATTTGATGACTTTCAAATTCATAGCGCCAGTAATGAACCGGGGGGTGGTAAAGCAATTAGACTGTGAAGATCTGCTGCAGATACCTACTAATATGGCTCCATCTTCTTGTCATGATATAATTTCATCCTGCTGGCAAGCTCAATTGACTAATGATGCTTCAAAGCCATCCTTGTTTAGAGCACTCTGTAGTGCCTATGGATGGTCATATCTCTACCTGGGTTTGTTAAAG GTGATTAATGATTGTATTGGTTTTGTGGGACCATTGCTTCTCAATAAGCTaatccagtttcttcaaaaag GCTCAGTGACCTCTGATGGGTATTTACTTGCAGTATCCTTGGGCCTGACCTCTATAATTAA ATCCTTTTTGGACACACAATATTCTTTTCATCTTGCCAAATTGAAGCTAAAGCTGCGATCCAGCATCATGACTTTAATATATGACAAG TGTCTACATGTGAACCTAGCAGAGCGTTCAAAATTCACAAATGGAGAAATTCAGACATTTATGTCAGTAGATGCTGACAGAACTGTCAACCTGTGTAATAGTTTCCATGATACATGGAG cttGCCTTTACAAATTGGAGTGGCACTTTATCTTTTATATACTCAAGTCAAATTTGCTTTTGTATCTGGATTAGCTATAACCATTTTACTGATACCAG TGAATAAATGGATATCACAATTAATTGCAATTGCCACTGAACAAATGATGAAGGAGAAGGATGAAAG GATTCGTAGAACAGGAGAACTTTTGACCTATATTCGCACTTTGAAGATGTATGGATGGGAACTTATTTTTTCTAGTTGGTTGATGGAGACAAGATCTTTGGAAGTGAAACACCTAGCT ACTCGGAAGTACTTGGATGCATGGTGTGTATTCTTTTGGGCTACCACACCAACACTCTTTTCTATTTTCACATTTGGACTCTTCACACTGATGGGAAATCAACTTGATGCCGCAAtg GTTTTCACTTGTCTTGCTTTGTTTAACACACTGATATCGCCATTGAATTCATTTCCATGGGTGATTAATGGATTGATTGAT GCCTTTATATCCTCTAGAAGGTTGAGTAGATTTCTTTCTTGTCCTGAGCATAGATCCAATGTGGGAGACACCGGTTCCAGTTCATCATCTTTCTTGAGTAAACAACCTGATTCTTCACAAAGATTGGCTATCATTGTCCAAGATGTATCTTGTACCTGGTCAAGCAGTGATGAACCACCATTAAATATGGTGTTGAGTCATGTGACTCTAAGCCTGTCCAAGGGTTCCTTTGTTGCTATTATTGGAGAG GTTGGTTCTGGTAAATCTTCCTTGTTATATTCAGTTCTTGGAGAAGCGCAACTTGCTCATGGATATATTTATTGTGATGGATCCGTGGCATATGTACCACAG GTCCCCTGGATTTTATCTGGTACTGTACGTGACAACATACTATTTGGGAAAAGCTATGATCCTGTAAG GTATACAGATACACTGCAGGCATGCGCATTAGATGTTGATATTGAATTGATGGTTGGACATGACATGGCGTATATTGGAGAGAAAGGACTAAATTTATCTGGTGGACAGAGAGCTCGACTTGCTTTGGCGAG CAGGGCAGTGTATCATGGCTCAGATGTTATTATGCTTGATGATGTTCTGAGTGCAGTTGATGCACAAGTTGCTCACTGGATTTTACACAATGCCATTCTCGGCCCTCTTATGCAAGGAAAAACTATATTGCTCTGTACTCACAATGTGCAG GCAATATCTTTAGCTGACATGGTTGTTGTAATGGACAAGGGGCATGTAAAATGGTTGGGAAGTTCAGCTGCCTTTCCAATTTCTTCATACACAAGATTCTCCCCATCGAATGATATTGATTTAACTTCAAAAAATCACAGAGAATCTTGCAGCTCAGATTCTTCATCCAAACCTAAGGAGCAATCTCTTCCTGAAAAAGAAATTGTGCATTCTCCGGAGATAGCAGAGGAGATAGTTGAAGTTGAGTTAAGGAAAGAGGGAAAAGTTGAAATTGGAGTGTATAA GAACTATGCTGTCTTCATTGGTCAGTTTGTTACAGTTGTTATATGCCTGTCAGCTATCCTCATGCAAGCATCTCGGAATGGAAATGATTTATGGCTATCATATTGGGTTGATACAACAGAAACTGGTCAAACAGTGCACTCTGTGTCCTTCTATCTG GCTATACTATGTCTATTTTGTGCTGTGAATTCCTTTTTCACATTGGTGAGGGCATTCTCTTTTGCGTTTGGTGGATTACAAGCAGCAATTAAGGTACACAATAGACTGCTTAGCAAGCTTATCAATGCACCTGTGCGATTCTTTGATCAGACCCCGGGTGGAAGAATACTGAACAG ATTATCTTCAGATCTTTATACAATTGATGATTCTCTTCCATTCATTATGAACATTCTCCTGGCTAATTTTGTAGGCCTGTTGGGCATTGCAATCATTTTGTCATATGTACAG GTCTTCTTCCTAGTCCTCCTATTGCCATTGTGGTATATCTACAGTAAACTACAG TTCTTCTACAGATCCACATCAAGAGAATTACGCCGATTGGACAGTGTTTCTCGTTCTCCAATATATACATCTTTCTCAGAAACACTTGATGGAACTTCAACTATAAGGGCTTTCAAATCCGAG GACTTCTTCTTTGCCAAATTCATTGAACACATCACATTGTATCAAAAGACTTCATACACAGAGACTGTAGCAAGTTTATGGCTTTCCTTGCGTCTTCAG TTATTAGGTGCATTTATCATCTCATTCATAGCTTTGATGGCTGTTGTTGGATCTCATAGAAGTCTGCCTATCAACTTTGGTACCCCAGGGCTG GTAGGATTGGCCCTCTCATATGCAGCTCCTATCGTATCCTTGTTGGGGAGTTTTTTAACAAGTTTCACTGAAACAGAAAAGGAGATGGTTTCAGTTGAAAGAGCACTTCAA TACATGGACATTCCTCAAGAAGAACAAGCTGGATGCTTAAATGTGAATCCAGATTGGCCTAACCTAGGAGTTATTGAATTCCAGAATGTCACTTTGAAATATATGCCATCTTTGGCACCTGCAATCTACAATCTTAGTTTTACTATTGCTGGAGGGACACAG GTTGGAATAATTGGAAGAACAGGTGCTGGAAAGTCTAGTGTGTTAAATGCCCTTTTCTGCCTGACCCCAATATGTTCAGGCTCCATTTTAGTTGATGGTACGGACATTAGAAATGTTCCTGTCAGAGAACTGCGTACACATTTGGCTATTGTGCCTCAGAGTCCATTCTTGTTCAATGGATCATTAAG GGAGAACCTAGATCCATTTAAGATGAGTGACGACTTAAAAATTTGGGATGCTTTGGAGAAGTGCCATGTGAAAGAGGAAGTAGAAGAAGCTGGAGGGCTGGATATTCTTGTAAAGGAAGGAGGTATATCGTTTTCCGTTGGCCAGCGGCAGCTTCTTTGCCTTGCACGTGCGCTTCTTAAATCTTCAAAA GTTCTCTGTTTGGATGAATGCACTGCCAATGTGGACATTCAAACTGCTTCGCTTCTCCACACCACCATATCCAGCAAGTGCAAAGGCATGACAGTGATCACAATTGCTCACAGGATTTCTACTGTCTTAAATATGGATAGCATTCTGATTTTAGACCATGGCAACCTG GCTGAACAAGGAAATCCACAGGTTCTTCTGAATGATGAGTCCTCATTATTTTCCAGTTTTGTTAAAGCTTCATCAATGTAA